Proteins co-encoded in one Centroberyx gerrardi isolate f3 chromosome 18, fCenGer3.hap1.cur.20231027, whole genome shotgun sequence genomic window:
- the id2b gene encoding DNA-binding protein inhibitor ID-2b, protein MKAVSPVRSGSGRRSGGPAGSSRTKSPAEEAAGPLLLLQDMSLCYRLLRRLVPGLPPGRPASRVEILQHVIDYILDLQSALDSSPTGASDQWDQCQHQHHQFNHQCNQQQPGPLTARTSDISILTFQSSDFPRESEPEESWTLLR, encoded by the exons ATGAAGGCGGTGAGCCCGGTGCGCTCCGGCTCCGGGAGGAGGAGCGGCGGCCCGGCCGGCTCCTCCCGCACCAAGAGCCCGGCGGAGGAGGCGGCCggcccgctgctgctgctgcaggacatGAGCCTCTGCTACCGGCTGCTGCGGCGGCTCGTGCCCGGCCTGCCGCCCGGCCGGCCCGCCAGCCGGGTGGAGATCCTGCAGCACGTCATCGACTACATCCTGGACCTCCAGAGCGCCTTGGACTCCAGCCCGACCGGCGCGTCGGACCAGTGGGACCAGTGtcagcaccagcaccaccagTTTAACCACCAGTGTAACCAGCAGCAGCCCGGGCCGCTGACCGCGCGCACCTCCGACATCAGCATCCTCACCTTCCAG tccAGTGATTTCCCCAGAGAGTCGGAGCCGGAGGAGAGCTGGACGCTGCTGCGCTGA